A window of Streptomyces sp. SAI-127 contains these coding sequences:
- a CDS encoding ABC transporter permease subunit — MSTTTVESSAEVSPTAPAQAPGRIRRRGDKSLAGSLVSHGILIVASLIALFPIVWLVFLSLGPDKDDYLHPGGIWKKMTFDNYSFVLQHTAFFDWLKSSLIVSLGTTVIGVLIAATTGYAVSRMRFPGYRKFMWVLLVTQMFPVAVLMVPMYQMLSDLQLIDTYLGLVLVYCSTAVPYCAWLLKGYFDTIPFEIDEAGRVDGLTPFGTFARLILPLAKPGLAVAAFYSFLTAFGEVAFASTFMLSDTKYTFAVGLQSFVSEHDAQRNLMAATAVLIAIPVSVFFYLVQKNLVTGLTAGGTKG; from the coding sequence ATGAGTACGACCACAGTCGAGAGCTCCGCCGAGGTGTCCCCGACCGCCCCCGCGCAGGCACCCGGACGGATCCGCCGCCGCGGTGACAAGAGCCTCGCCGGCTCCCTCGTCTCGCACGGCATCCTGATCGTCGCGAGCCTGATCGCGCTGTTCCCGATCGTCTGGCTGGTCTTCCTGTCCCTCGGCCCGGACAAGGACGACTACCTCCACCCGGGCGGCATCTGGAAGAAGATGACGTTCGACAACTACTCGTTCGTCCTCCAGCACACGGCCTTCTTCGACTGGCTGAAGAGCTCGCTGATCGTCTCGCTCGGCACCACGGTGATCGGTGTGCTGATCGCCGCGACCACCGGGTACGCCGTGTCCCGTATGCGGTTTCCGGGCTACCGCAAGTTCATGTGGGTGCTCCTGGTCACGCAGATGTTCCCGGTAGCCGTACTCATGGTGCCGATGTACCAGATGCTCTCGGACCTCCAGCTCATCGACACCTATCTTGGACTCGTCCTCGTGTACTGCTCGACGGCGGTGCCGTACTGTGCATGGCTGCTGAAGGGCTACTTCGACACCATCCCGTTCGAGATCGACGAGGCCGGACGCGTCGACGGGCTGACCCCCTTCGGCACGTTCGCGCGGCTGATCCTGCCGCTCGCCAAGCCGGGGCTCGCGGTCGCCGCGTTCTACAGCTTCCTCACCGCCTTCGGTGAGGTCGCGTTCGCCTCGACGTTCATGCTCTCCGACACGAAGTACACCTTCGCGGTCGGTCTGCAGAGCTTCGTGAGCGAGCACGACGCCCAGCGGAACCTGATGGCCGCGACGGCCGTGCTGATCGCGATACCGGTGTCCGTGTTCTTCTACCTGGTACAGAAGAACCTGGTGACCGGCCTCACCGCGGGCGGCACCAAGGGCTAG